A region of bacterium DNA encodes the following proteins:
- a CDS encoding GxxExxY protein, whose amino-acid sequence IFYQGVEVGVHRLDLFVEDEIVVEIKTVEEISGKYYNQVRSYIRAVDKEIGLLVNFADSRIDVRRVEQEKV is encoded by the coding sequence GATATTCTATCAAGGTGTTGAGGTTGGGGTTCATAGACTTGATCTTTTTGTTGAAGATGAGATTGTGGTAGAGATTAAAACTGTTGAGGAGATAAGTGGGAAGTATTATAATCAGGTTAGATCATACATTAGAGCAGTGGATAAAGAAATAGGGTTACTGGTAAATTTCGCAGACTCCAGGATTGATGTCCGA